One part of the Phragmites australis chromosome 3, lpPhrAust1.1, whole genome shotgun sequence genome encodes these proteins:
- the LOC133910586 gene encoding uncharacterized protein LOC133910586 — MEYVQVFNHLAQYASDEVNTDKRKQYRFVNSLSSKMQDRLSAHEFNDFNQLLSTSLMVEFKLKNHHEEKKRKRVPLPSMGGSSQRARTESQPHPSHVMTSVIPRPMWMVWHPSFFAPQEQLPRPIGSQASVTGGPCYNCGRVRYFARDCPYPKSGATVTTSRTPPPAPSVHQVSKTAHIPNHGRVRYTVVVESHKEDNMLMGMLFVNSCPVVALLDSVASHCFIKECYVSCHSMITKVLHSSYRIDAPSAILRTNCVVPLAEILIEGVQFSANLALLDTRGVDIILGMNWLAKKKSVIDCARRTITFNYMSGTQVHLKLKEIHLCFYALKVVTTPDLKDFPMVFEFPDVFPEELQECRPTEQWNS, encoded by the coding sequence atggagtatgtgcaggtgttcaaccaccttgcacaatatgcgtCGGACGAGGTCAATACCGACaagcggaagcaataccgctttgtgaacaGCCTCagttccaagatgcaagaccggctgTCAGCACATGAGTTCAACGATTTCAACCAGCTACTAAGCACCTCTctcatggtggagttcaagTTAAAGAACCAccatgaggagaagaagcgcaagagggttccGTTGCCTTCCATGGGTGGGAGCTCTCAACGTGCACGGACAGAGAGTCAACCTCATCCATCACATGTGATGACTTCAGTCATTCCACGACCAATGTGGATGGTGTGGCACCCATCTTTCTTTGCTCCGCAAGAACAACTTCCAAGACCCATCGGTTCCCAAGCGAGTGTGACTGgtggcccgtgctacaactgtgggCGCGTTAGGTATTTCGCACGTGATTGCCCTTATCCGAAGTCGGGAGCCACGGTGACTACTTCAAGGACACCACCACCTGCTCCATCCGTTCATCAAGTCTCCAAGACGGCGCACATTCCCAATCATGGTCGAGTGCGCTACACCGTCGTCGTGGAGTCTCATAAGGAAGACAACATGTTGATGGGTATGTTGTTTGTGAATTCTTGCCCTGTAGTTGCGCTTCTCGATTCTGTTGCATCTCATTGTTTCATCAAAGAGTGTTATGTCTCTTGTCACAGCATGATCACCAAGGTTCTACATTCCTCTTATCGTATTGATGCACCCAGTGCTATATTGAGGACCAACTGTGTCGTTCCTTTGGCTGAGATTctcattgagggagttcagttttctGCAAATTTAGCCCTGCTGGATACAAGAGGAGTGGATATCatattgggaatgaattggcttgcCAAGAAGAAGTCCGTTATTGATTGTGCTCGTAGGACTATCACTTTTAATTACATGTCAGGTACCCAAGtccatttgaagcttaaggaGATTCATCTTTGCTTTTATGCCCTGAAGGTCGTCACCACCCCGGATCTCAAGGATTTCCCAATGGTGTTTGAatttcccgatgtcttcccagaagaattGCAGGAATGTCGCCCAACCGAGCAGTGGAATTCTTAA